Genomic DNA from Triticum dicoccoides isolate Atlit2015 ecotype Zavitan chromosome 4B, WEW_v2.0, whole genome shotgun sequence:
gcccttagctacTACACTAAATTGCTATGCACATCCAAGGGTTCGAAAACATCCCGACAGAAAAATGCTCTTATGAAGAAATAAGCTTTCGCCCTGCTATATAGATATAGCAACCGCCCGATAACAAAGAGTCCAATTCTGGGGCAAACAGCACAAGCACAccaaaagaaacaaaagagaaagaaGATAGAAAATGATGTTAACAGCGCCGGATCGACAAAAATGATGATAACCTGAAACCGCTGCGCCCACCAGAGATATACCACCTCGCTCCAAGCACCTCGAACCTCCgtgtaccaagcaacaccttcaggaAGGAATACAACGACGATGAAGCTGCTGCCCGGAcaggtcctagggtttcccccggtacgcggagGGACGTGGGGAAGGGGAATACACGATGCCCTTCAGGAAGGAAGGGTGGCGCCTACGGGCGTCACCGCGTCGGTGCCGGCGagccgtgatgacccacaagtataggggatctatcgtagtcgtttcgataagtaagagtgtcgaacccaacgaggagaagaaggaaatgacacgcggttttcagtaaggtattctctctaagcactgaaattgtaggtaatagatagttttgtgataaggtaatttgtaacgggtaacaagtaatgaaagtaaataaggtgcagcaaggtggcccaatcctttttgtagcaaaggacaagcctggacagtttcttataatgagaaaagcgctcccgaggacacatgggaattatcgtcaagctagtttcatcacgctcatatgattcgcgttcgttgctttgataatttgatatgtgggtggaccggtgcttgggtgctgccctttcttggacaagcatatcacttatgattaatccctattgtaagcatccgcaactacaaaagaagtattaaggtaaacctaaccatagcataaaactagtagatccaaatcagccccttacgaagcaacgcataaactagggtttaagcttctgtcactctagcaacccatcatatacttattacttcccaatgccttcctctaggcccaaataatggtgaattgtcatgtagtcgacgttcacataacgccactagaggagagacaacatacatctcatcaaaatatcgaacgaataccaaattcacaagactattaatagcaagacttcacccatgtcctcaggaataaacgtaactactcacaaagcatattcatgttcatgatcagaggagtattaatatgcattaaggatctgaacatatgatcttccaccaagtaaaacaattagcatcaactacaaggagtaatcaacactactagcaacccacagttaccaatttgtggttttgatacacgattggatacaagagatgaactagagttttgagaggagatggtgctggtgaagatattgatggagattgaccccctcccgatgagaggatcgttggtgatgacgatggtgatgatttccccctcccgtagggaagtttccccggcagaacagctccgccggagccctagactggttccgcctcgtggcggcagagtttcgtcccgtaatcttacttatgattttttcctggataagagccttcatatagcagaagatgggcaccggagggccaccagggggcccaggagacaggagcGTGCCCAGTATggggggcggcgcccccaccctcctggccagggtgtgggccccctctggtactttctttgctcaataattcttattaattccaaaaatgactttcgtggagtttctggacttttggagctgtgcagaataggtttccaatatttgctcccttttcagccagaatcacagctgccggcattctccctcttcatgataaaccttgtaaaataagagagaatagccataagtattgtgacataatgtgtaataacagcccataatgcaataaatattgatataaaagcatgatgcaaaattgacgtatcaggCCGGCACGGATTTCTCCCATGCGCCAAACACCCACATCCCCGAACGGTCTGACGCGCTCCACCAGACATGCCACGCACCAACGTGCGCCACCACGATCTAGCCATCATCACCGCCACCTCACCATGGTCAACGAAGGGAGACCGACAAGGCCGAGAGGGAGCAGCCAGGAACGAGGGTCGGCAGTGACAACATCCATGCGGGAAGAGACAACCCCCACCGCCATCGGCGGTCACCGACCGGATGCGGCAAGGGGAGCGTACCAGGCCCTCGAGGTTCGGTCGAGCCCAAAAGGGGCTCATGAAGCACCCGTTGCCACGTTGCATTAGACGCGCCACCGTCTCCACAACCCCACGCACAAGCCGCGCCACCACGGCCCCTGCCAGAGCCGCCGCAGGCGAGACCGAGCCAGGCTCGCCCAGAGCCAGATGGGGcccaaaagggcccagatctgTGTCGAGAGGGAGCCGCCACCATCCATCATGCCAGCCCGCCGCGAagtggccgcgccgccgcctcttGGCCACCCGGAAGCCGTGCCGCCtttagctgccgccgccgccgaaacCACTGTCGACCGAGGAGCACCGCCATGGGTTGCCACCACTCGAGCCATGGCACCGCACGCGGGGAAGgaaaggccgccgccgccgccaacaccaCGCGGGTAGGGCTCGGTGGCGCAGGCCAGCGGCAGTGGCAGGAGAGGAGGGGACTAAGGGGAGGGGGCGCTggggggggagaggggcccccggtCGCCTCGCTCAGGGTGGCGACGCGGGGGGCGggccgggaggggagagggaggcgtggCGTGGCACGGCGCGCGCGGCCGGCGGCCGGAAGCGCGGGAGGGGAgggtggccggcggcggcggaggaacaTGGAGGAACCCTaggagcgggggcggcggcgggtcgtCACACGGGTCTCCAGAAAAATGCTCTTATGGAGAATGCTTGATATGCATGCTAAGATGATATTTAGTTTTGTGAGAAAAAAATTTCAATCCTTCTTAGTGGCCCATTTCACCAAATGTTTTTCAAGAGATAGTTTTGAGAGATTTTCTGGTGCTTGTTTCAGGCGGAAGCCTACCTGTCTGGTAAACTCAGTAAATCATCAAGCTTTGAGTGGACCGGAGTGACCCGTCACTGTTTGGTACGTGCGCTTACCCACGCTGGCGTGATTCGTCACTAACAACTTCAGCTGCCTCGGGGAAAGTGAATTCGACGAGCAACTTGTATGGCTCCTGTccaaatgaaaagaaaaagaaggCACGGCGGTCTATAAAACATCTAACTTGGGTCCTTCCATTTTCCTCTATGAATATGGGCATTTCTCCCTTTGTATGGACAGTGAGTGAGATAGCATCTCAGATGTTTCTCTTGTACGCATGCTTCAGCTCCTCCAACAAACCATTATTTCCATCCGAAACGAACATTTGACAATAGCACCAGGTAAGCTGTGCACACTCTGACTGCCACATGACCATATCACCATGCGTGGAACAAAGGTCTCAAATGTAGGCCCAAAGGTCAATTAAAGGGGATTGGCTTCTATAGAATAAACAACGCCGAAAAGCCTACAGTAAATCAAGAAAAATAGAAGCATTCATGCCAAGTCTGTCATTTTAACCCGGGCTGACTGGTTCCACATTATAATTAAATAAGCTACCCATATAAGCTGCAATCTGTTTGCATCTGCAACACAACAATATTGGTTATGaaagctcaagggcttccattgaaTTTGTTCTTTTTGTGAGGGAGTCTACAAAAGGTTTAGCAGATAGTCATGTGCTGATTATTTAACAAAGTCatgttccaatttcccttaaaaaaaggaaaagaagaatcTTTAAAAAAGTTTTAACCGtccatttttggaatatatgtaacatattttttgatatctctAGCACACCAAAATCAACTCCAGCAATATTTCCAAATATATTTAGCCAGAGGTCAGGCAAAGAAGTTTTGCTCCCTCGTTCGTGATCGGCACAAAACCCTCACAAATCTACTCCGTACCATCATATTTTGAACAAATTGTCTCTAGTTGAAATCCTATTCTTCACTGAATAAACTCACGTGCAATGGCAGTTTCGGCTTCCACAACTGCATACAAGGTACATTAACTTTACGAAATCCAGAGTAAATATGTTTAACCATAAATACACCATCTTTAGTTAAAATCTACATCACTCTGTCAGGTTCCTCTTAGAGGACACAAAACTTGGTTGCGCTAAGCTTTAGGACTTTCATTGAACGtaatgtttttttttttgcaaggaATCTACTAAAGGTTTGTCAGTCATGTGCTGATTATTTTATGGAAGTCATGTGCCAATTGCCCCGAAATAAATAGAAAAGAATCCCACAAAAGAAGAACATACAATAATAATAGCAATAAAGAATCACATGCCCATTTCCACTTGTCGTTTGGACTTGGAGTATATGCACAACATCAATGGCGTTCTCTTGAAAAAGCCAAGAAAAATGTTCCATCGACAACAATATATGCCCATTTCCACTAAAGTAAACCTTTATTTTCTGAGGCAGAATACTTGAATATATAAATCCTAGTGGGCCAGTATCAACgtgcatagcttccatcatccaggTGCTATATAAAGGGCGGGAAGGAGCGAGGGGCTGAGGCagtgcaagcaagcaagcaagcaagcagcgCTCACCACCACCCACCCAGGTCATGCGGCGCTCGGCAGCCATGAACTGCGGAAGCGGTCCCGCTCCGGCGACGATGGTGCGCTGCAGGCAGTGCAGCGCcagcgtcgccgcgccgcccggcgCCCGGGCCGTCCAGTGCATGCAGTGCTGCTGCGTGACCCGCGTGGGCGGGGCTGGGCGACAGCTCAGTGTGGTGCGTCCCATCCCCAACTTCGGCGGTGGccgcggcaagaagcgcgccgtgCTGGTGGGGATCAAGTACACCAACACTCGCGCCTGCGAGCTGAGGGGCCCCATCAACGACGTCAAGTGCATGAGGTACCTCCTCACCGAGCGCTTCGGCTTCGCCAACGACTGCGTCCTCATCCTCACCGGTAATTTATACATCGACCAAGATTTTTCAGTCATGGcatgagcagcagctgatttgtttGAGCTTACCCGTGTCCGTGTTTGTTACTTGCTGCAGATGAGGAGAGGGACCCGTGCAGGCAGCCGACCAAGAACAACATCCGCATGGCCATGCACTGGCTGGTGCAGGGGTGCAGCTCCGGCGACTCCCTCGTGTTCCAGTTCTCCGGCGCCGGCGCGCAGGTCCCCGACTGCGACGGCGAAGAGCGTGACGGCATGGACGAGGCCATCTGCCCCCTGGACTCGTTCCAGCAGGGCCCCATCCTGGACGACGAGATCAACCAGGCCATCGTCCGCCCGCTCGTGCACGGCGTCAAGCTCCACGCCATCGTCGACGCCTGCCACAGCGCCACCGTCCTCGATCTCCCATACCAGTGCACCTTCTCCAAGCAGTCAGTAACTAACAACCTCTATCCCTCCCATATATATTCCCGTGCATCTATTCTTTACTACACTGCGTAAGACTACCCTACAAACTTAATAAAACCATCCGCTGTCTTCATCAGGAGTGGTTTCACTTCCAGTGAGATGAATGAGATGTCAATGAAATTCACCGAATTTCTATAATTTTAGTGGACATCAAAATATTTACCCCTTGATAAAACATTTCAGTAATCAAATAAATTTCAAAATATTTCTGATGTTTAAAAAATATTTGGTTGAATTGAAACTTGTAAATAAACATTTGTTTTCTTGGGCTGAAATGCGAACCGAAATCACCAAAATCCACTGATTTTCATTGATTATGGTAGTCGATGaaatatttttgaaactaaaattcAAAATAATTCAGGTATGGGTGCTTGAGGTGGAGGGATGAGCGCCCTCTGAATGGCGCCTTCAAAGGCACCAGCGGAGGCCAGGCCGTGCTCATCAGTGGCAGCAGCAACGGAAAGACCCAGATGAACATGGTCAGCTAGCATTGATAAGCATCCATGTTAAAGCTAGGTGTCTCTTTCGTGTTTACATGTCActgatgcgtgcgtgcgtgcagatGCCTGGACCTGATGCGACGGTTGGCGCCATGACGCACAGCTTCATCAGAGCAGTGGAGTGCGAGCCGCGCACGACCTACGGCCACCTGCTCACCTCCATGAGGACcatcatgcgcaacggcggcggcaacTGCAACCTGCAGGGCCCCGCCGGCGGCTGCATCCGCAAGGTGGCCAACTTCAGCGGGGTGGAGGTGAGTCCAGCACATTTTCTGTCCAGCCAATGAAATGTGGAGCTTGATACATTATATATGCTCACATACCGCATTTGGTAAACTCTGCAGGAGCCCCAGCTGTCTTCTGCTTGCAAGTTTGACATCCACCGTGAGCCGTTCTGCATGTAGAACCCGCGCCCGGGTTCGTCGTCGTTCTGCACTCGACGATTACCACCTACACGGCTAATCATCGACCGTATCGAGATAGCCGATCAGTGGGATAAATAACTATGAACTTTCTGCTAGTATGTGTGATAGCCGAGCACCTCACCTGCCGCAATGCCATCCAGAATGAGCATAGCTCACACAAGGCTCTGGAGGACCTCCTTCCCTACTGTATTGTACGTCTGTACGTACGTACCTCACTGTAATAAGGCTGTGGTGGTGTTGTGTGTCGTCTCATACGTACCATTAAATAAATCAAGTTCTATGCTGCTTCATCTCCAAAAGAGACACGTAAAAGCAATGCAAATTGTGGCAACTATGTTATCAAATGGCGTCAACAAATCAAAGTGCGTGCGGGCGTGCGTGTTTTATGAAACTGAAACCTAGGGATCTAAGGCCCACCAGTCATCTGTTGTTCAGATCCCAAACAGTTTCCTTTCACATGAGCCAACCAATAACATGAACATGAAAACAATATGTGCATGTTAACCAGGCTGGCAACACATGGCATAGTATCGAACGTGAAGGTGCAGGCAGTATGatcatcggtgcaataagaccgAACTGTCGGTATCAGGTAGCTTACCAAACTGGACCTTTTGATAGCGGGAGTCAAAGTCATGACTAACCTAacaaaccaaacacacccacaagtGTCATGTGGTTGCACAGGACCGGTGAGCACGACATGTGGCACTATGACTCAATCGTCCTGATGGAAGGAATACACTTACCCAATATGGTTTCCCAAGGGCATTTGTCCGCTGGCAAATAAAAGGAACAAGTCATAGATTAAGCAGGTATACATTTTGACAGAAATCGTCGAGCTGCAAAAAGAGCGACACCCCAGGTTCGGAAGATCAATTGCACGCAGAACAAGGCTGGCCATGCCATGACAGCTCTAGGGCATGGACAGCAAAGGACGGCTTTTTGGCTTGCAAATGTCCATCAGGAGTTAGCATTATCATTATGAACGATTGTAACTCTATAAATGATTAAATAATGAAATGCTTTCCCCGGcaaaataataataacaataatctCTTTTTTTGTGaatgaaaaataataataatcttAACTAGCTACAACCATAGGGAATGGGATCATGCGTGTTACCTAGCTTGTTTAGGTGAGAACAAAATGCCAATCAAATCAAGCGTGGTTCACATGTAAACACAAAAAGGAAAGTCCTTCTCCACACGTTACCAAAGAATCAAGATCATTGATCTCTCAGCAGCTTATAAGCCGTATCTGCGGCATAGTTATGGccatatgcatctttctgatgcagaggccggggttgcgctccttttcaaaaaaaaaaatctgcgGCATAGTTGACGTTGAATAATATTTTTATTTGCAGCAGTACGTATGGAGGGCTGCCGAGGCAAACTCTTCTTCCCAAATATAGTACTCCCATTGCCTTCATGTGCGAGGCAACATGCAAGCACCTAAAGCCGTCTTTCTCGTCTGCGCCGTAGCCACGGGCGTCTACACCGGCTTCCCGGAGTCCATTAGCCTCTGCAGCTGCACTCTATCGAGAGCTCTCCTCGCCGTCTCCGGCCTGTATCCCTACATCGTCTCCACCGCCCCACATGCACTTACCAGCGGCGGCATGAAAATTGGTGGGCCTCTGGCGACCAGCCTCCACACGTGCGGCAAGCCAAAGCTCCCACCGCACGCGCTGCCGCCCTTCTACTGCTGCCCGCGGCGCCCGGATCGGAACCGATCAACTTCACCATGCCGGGTCCGGCAGCCGGTGCACGCAGTGGAGGCGGAGTACATGGCCAAGTACGAGCGCGTGATCGTGCTGATGAAGGCGCTGCCGCACAGCGACCCTCGCAGCTTCTACCAGATGGCCAACGTCCACTGTGCCTACTGCACGGGCTCCTACCACCAGATGGGCAACCCAGAGCTGGACATGCAGATCCACTATTCCCGGTTCTCTATGTTACATGGCACGGGATACGGATACAGGGATACGGAGACGGCAATACGGGAAAACGATATTTTCTAAAAATAGACTTACGGGGATACGGTGGGTATATGTATAAATGCATAAAAAATCAGCACCACTAAACAATATTTTTGAGGGTGAGAAAATTGACGTCAATGAAGTAAGCTGATAGTTTTTCATTCATGACGATCTGAGTCATCAACGTTGTTACTGCTAGCAAGTCAGCTGATGGAGAGAGCATTCTAGACGATTTAGGTTTTGCCATCCATCGAGGAGGCCTCTTCCGATGGGCTGtaacaatccatggcttgctcaaaacaacgagtgcctccaactaacaacagtcctggggagttttgtttaattatattcatTTGCTTTAatcctttttggatcatgggactgggcatcccggttaccggccctttctcgtgaatgaggagcggagtccactcctcttgagaataacccacctagcatggaagatacatgcagctctagttgaaacatgagctgctcgagcataaaaACAGAatctcatttgaaggtttggagtttggcacatacaaatttacttggaacggcaggtagataccgcatataggaaggtatggtggactcatatgaaacaactttggagtttaaggagtttggatgcacaagcagtattcccgcttagtacatgtgaaggatagtaaaagactggaaagcgaccaactgagagagcgacaacagtcatgaacatgcattaaaattatttctcaccgagtacaagcatgagtaggatataatctaccatgaacataaatatcatgaaggctatgttgatttgtttcaactacatgcttgaacatgttccaagtcgagtcactcaattcattcaaagaaggataccatcccatcatccacatcataatcattttaatagtatgttcgcacgcaaggtaaaccattataactcatagctaatcaagcatgacacaagcaaaTATAATctataaatgtcattgcaaatatgtttacttcataataagctaaatcaggactgatgaactcgtcatatttacaaaaacaagagaggtcgagttcatactagtttttcccatctcaatcagtccatcatatatcgtcattattgcctttcacttgcacgaccgaatgatgtgtataataataatagtgcacgtgcattggactaagctggaacctgcaagcattcaactcaagagagaagacaaggtaatatgggctataagttaaataaacaatcatgcataagagagccactaaacattttcaatatcgtcttgtactcttgacccccaaaggaaagaaaagtaaagtaaaactatttacatgggaaacctcccaacaagtaagaagaagaacaagaaacctttttgggttttcattttaatttctactaaaagcatggaaattaaactaagtattttttttggtttttcttaaggtttatcaaacacacaagaataaagctagaaaaagaaaattaaactagcatggataatacaatgaaagagtatgagcaccgacaactagaatagtgtgtgaacatgaatgtaaagtcggtgagaaatacgtactcccccaagcttaggcttttggcctaagttggtctattgccacggaccgcggctactctccccgatgtcctgaggggtgtaatcaggataccactggctggccatctcctccggatcccactggtaagatgatgcacgataagggtccagtgcaggttccggttgaggctcaggttctggagtggatgcttggcctcgatgatcaTACACTACTCGGCATGACAAGATAAttaactgcagtcaaatcaaacaacagaggcgcaggtagAATAATAGTcttattgtgtttcttattaaatctcaggttatacagaagcatcttatcttcattgtcaacaataaactcatgcgcttgttcgcacacgaacacgtcaccgtgtacctccaacgccgagggtgatgcactgcggctcacgtcgaaggagacccgccgaaagcgcggtacgcaagacaatccggcggacgcttttgtagacccaaaaccccacacgcccgggagcgaccccgtcagggcgcgcggcggctatgggctgccctaggtcgacctgatcgcccctagggcctcgtggatcgccgccctgcaatgaagaagaacagacgaagaacgaggaagaagaagagcaagggagagggataaaaagtagatgaacacgaaaaagtagtagatgtgtttgttcgattgtgtgttgttcaatcggccgtcaccccttacatatatatgaggcggctggacttcccgtacaagaaaaggactcaaatcccgtccaaattatcaaaagataacctaactcggactacgagggccggaacttccggtcagcccggaacttccgggctaaaattacatcaagttgcCCTCGTGCACAGCTCCTGCAGGTCGCATATGGCCTTGGATcacgatggtcccaaaagcaaagttgtagatcttgcaatggagaaaaattccttggttgatcactttttcatccgaggtcatcttgatgtcgaaattggccccgcaaatctgcaaataatgttaaaTTTTAGTTTTCGAggcgcaccgcgtgcaaactttcggtttagcccggaacctccccggaagttttgcccggaacttccggggcggACTTTTGCagcacactgttttggctctaaaTTTTGCATACGAATTCTGATTTAGACatttcttatatcaaaatcaatcgtttcgacgagacgaagacaatccatgtagaaacttttctcatatgaggccatcttgggggtgtaatcagccgaatagtgttctgaatacaaaatctcaataCTTCGAACACGCTTCGGCCTTAGAaatgagaccggatggctatggcccaaatatcaaagtttctccctTTGATGATACGAAGCTTTCTCACTTtgaacacttctccatttgaggccatcttaattaagttcttggccgtgccaaaatctggtgtcaacacatgcccccctgtttttcggcaaacttgtgtgGCGATAAATAACTTGCACGATGCTTttcctaaggacgatgtcaacactccatcggccatttatatgttcttaggGCGATATTTATATAACGGCCATTGCTTGTGGGAAATTTTTGATGCAAGCTTGGGTGAAACTTTCCCAACTTgaataacaatccggtgataaggttccatagatcaaaaccatcctccgaaccatattgttcatcaTTTCGCTATAACTTTGCAGATAATCAataatgaacttcctccaatccttacttcgcctgcataaaagtttcattagtggccgaagcggtgggcttcggttcggccttacctatgttgacaaaacctagcatcgactattgatagaaatacaatacaccatggttaacatagtaaccggatgcttgctgtgccaactctttcaaattgtcatgtctagatatatgaacaattttaaagcaacccaaggtaaatcttgcatctagacataccaaaagataaactataagtgattcgtcaaaacattgataacccttggatacttgttgtactactcataacgaatcacccaAAGCCTCAATACGTATAGCACCTATGGCAACCAAAAGCTCCAAACCGAATAAAATTTtatattcggctttgattattgtgAAAAAATATTTTAAGTGGCATGAGGCTTGTTTTGatctccaattgaactaaggacgatgttaggatactacaccggccatgctttgacatattcttagggcgatagataaatatcggtcGTTAACATAAGGTCCATGTAAAAttcacccaccaaagtatgtatagatgaaataaaaaaataaaataggaataaaatat
This window encodes:
- the LOC119292286 gene encoding metacaspase-1-like; this translates as MRRSAAMNCGSGPAPATMVRCRQCSASVAAPPGARAVQCMQCCCVTRVGGAGRQLSVVRPIPNFGGGRGKKRAVLVGIKYTNTRACELRGPINDVKCMRYLLTERFGFANDCVLILTDEERDPCRQPTKNNIRMAMHWLVQGCSSGDSLVFQFSGAGAQVPDCDGEERDGMDEAICPLDSFQQGPILDDEINQAIVRPLVHGVKLHAIVDACHSATVLDLPYQCTFSKQYGCLRWRDERPLNGAFKGTSGGQAVLISGSSNGKTQMNMMPGPDATVGAMTHSFIRAVECEPRTTYGHLLTSMRTIMRNGGGNCNLQGPAGGCIRKVANFSGVEEPQLSSACKFDIHREPFCM